The Brasilonema sennae CENA114 genome includes a region encoding these proteins:
- a CDS encoding ribonuclease J, whose product MAKNETLAALKIIPLGGLHEIGKNTCVFEYDDEIILLDAGLAFPTDGMHGVNIVLPDMTYIRENRHKIKGMIVTHGHEDHIGGIAFHLKQFEIPAIYGPRLALAMLEGKLEEAGVRDRTELKTVLPRDVVRIGKHFFVEYIRNTHSIADSFTVAIHTPVGILIHTGDFKIDHTPVDGEHFDLQRLAEHGEKGVLCLMSDSTNSEVPGFTPSERSVYPNLDRVFSQATGRLFVTTFASSVHRINMVLQLAQKYKRVVGVVGRSMLNLIAHARNLGYIKCDENLLQPLQAVRNIPEEKVLILTTGSQGEPMSAMTRIANQEHPHIRIRQGDTVVFSANPIPGNTIAVVTVIDKLMMQGANVIYGRDKGIHVSGHGCQEDQKLMIALTKPKFFLPVHGEHRMLVKHSQTAQSMGIPAENMVIIQNGNIVELTEESMRVAGKVASGLELVDTSGSGMVSAKVLQERQRMAEEGIVTIAMALDWNGKLMAKPEIHLRGVVTSIERPLLQKWVQQRIEEILSVRWSEFAPSFDGENQQVDWGGLQGLLERELARSLRKELHCQPSVTLLMQIPDEPPVKVSDGRRRRTRTAAQVAS is encoded by the coding sequence ATGGCTAAAAACGAAACTTTAGCCGCCCTAAAAATCATTCCGTTGGGCGGTTTGCATGAAATTGGTAAAAATACCTGTGTTTTTGAGTATGACGATGAAATTATCCTGCTAGATGCAGGATTGGCTTTTCCCACAGACGGGATGCATGGAGTCAATATAGTACTCCCAGACATGACTTATATACGGGAAAATCGCCACAAAATTAAAGGTATGATTGTTACCCACGGTCATGAAGACCATATCGGTGGGATAGCCTTTCACCTAAAGCAATTTGAAATTCCTGCGATTTATGGTCCGAGACTAGCACTGGCAATGCTGGAGGGGAAATTGGAAGAAGCGGGAGTGCGCGATCGCACTGAGTTAAAAACTGTCCTCCCCCGCGATGTGGTGAGAATTGGCAAACATTTCTTTGTAGAATATATTCGCAATACACACTCCATCGCTGATAGCTTTACTGTAGCGATTCATACACCAGTTGGAATACTTATCCATACAGGGGATTTTAAAATTGACCATACGCCCGTAGATGGTGAGCATTTTGACTTGCAAAGACTAGCCGAACACGGGGAGAAAGGCGTACTGTGCTTGATGAGTGATTCAACAAACTCAGAAGTACCGGGATTTACGCCTTCAGAACGTTCTGTGTATCCAAATCTGGACAGAGTCTTCAGTCAAGCCACTGGGCGATTATTTGTGACAACCTTTGCCTCCAGCGTGCATCGGATTAACATGGTTTTGCAACTGGCGCAAAAGTATAAGCGTGTCGTGGGCGTGGTAGGTCGTTCCATGCTGAATTTGATTGCCCATGCCCGTAATCTAGGATACATCAAGTGTGATGAGAATCTCCTTCAGCCGTTGCAAGCAGTCCGTAATATACCTGAGGAAAAGGTCTTAATTTTGACGACTGGTTCTCAAGGTGAACCGATGTCAGCAATGACTCGGATTGCCAATCAAGAACATCCCCATATTAGAATTCGCCAAGGAGATACGGTCGTCTTCTCAGCCAACCCCATTCCTGGAAATACAATTGCTGTAGTCACCGTCATCGATAAATTGATGATGCAGGGAGCAAATGTCATCTATGGTCGGGATAAAGGAATTCACGTCTCTGGTCATGGATGTCAGGAAGACCAAAAGCTGATGATTGCTCTGACTAAACCCAAGTTCTTCCTACCAGTTCACGGAGAACATCGGATGCTCGTCAAGCATTCCCAAACAGCTCAGAGTATGGGCATTCCTGCTGAAAACATGGTGATTATTCAGAATGGAAATATCGTCGAACTCACAGAGGAATCAATGCGTGTTGCTGGTAAAGTAGCATCTGGTCTGGAACTGGTAGATACTTCCGGTAGTGGCATGGTTAGTGCCAAAGTGCTCCAAGAACGGCAACGTATGGCAGAAGAAGGTATTGTCACAATTGCGATGGCGCTAGATTGGAATGGCAAGTTGATGGCAAAGCCAGAAATTCATCTGCGAGGTGTTGTCACGAGCATCGAGCGCCCCTTGCTGCAAAAGTGGGTACAACAGCGGATTGAAGAAATCCTCAGCGTTCGCTGGTCAGAATTTGCCCCCTCTTTTGATGGTGAAAATCAACAGGTGGATTGGGGTGGATTGCAAGGGCTTTTGGAGAGGGAACTCGCACGCTCTTTGCGCAAGGAACTACATTGTCAACCGTCCGTAACTTTATTGATGCAAATTCCTGACGAACCACCAGTAAAAGTTTCTGATGGAAGAAGACGTCGTACTCGTACTGCAGCTCAGGTAGCATCGTA
- the dapA gene encoding 4-hydroxy-tetrahydrodipicolinate synthase, with translation MVDFGRVLTAMITPFKEDGSVNYDVAAALAAHLADHGTDTMVVCGTTGESPTLSWEEEYQLFSVVLQAVAGKAFVIAGCGSNSTKEAIAATQKAVKIGVHGVLQVVPYYNKPPQAGLYQHFAAIAQATPDLPLLLYNVPGRTGQNLQPETVARLAEIDNIIGIKESTGNIDQASEIRRLTPKEFQIYSGDDYMTLSLLAIGAKGVVSVASHLVGNELQKMIQAFDSGKIQVAREIHLQLFPLFKALFATTSPIPVKKALNLLGWEVGSTRLPLCEPDSEISQKLKLVLKELDLI, from the coding sequence GTGGTAGATTTTGGCAGAGTTCTAACCGCTATGATTACGCCGTTTAAGGAAGACGGCAGTGTGAATTATGATGTAGCTGCAGCACTAGCAGCACATCTAGCGGACCATGGTACAGATACAATGGTGGTATGTGGAACTACGGGAGAATCTCCTACCCTGAGTTGGGAGGAAGAATACCAGTTGTTTTCTGTGGTATTGCAGGCCGTGGCGGGAAAAGCTTTTGTGATCGCAGGGTGTGGCTCTAATTCAACAAAAGAAGCAATTGCCGCTACCCAAAAGGCAGTTAAAATAGGAGTACATGGCGTACTACAGGTTGTTCCTTACTACAACAAACCCCCCCAAGCAGGGCTTTATCAGCACTTTGCTGCGATCGCTCAGGCGACGCCTGACTTACCGTTGCTGTTGTACAATGTCCCTGGTCGTACAGGTCAAAATCTCCAACCGGAAACTGTTGCTCGGTTAGCTGAAATTGACAATATTATTGGAATTAAGGAATCGACAGGCAATATAGATCAAGCAAGTGAAATTCGTCGCTTGACGCCAAAAGAATTCCAGATTTATTCTGGTGATGATTACATGACTTTGTCTCTGTTGGCAATAGGGGCAAAAGGTGTCGTCAGTGTGGCTTCTCATCTGGTAGGAAACGAACTACAAAAGATGATTCAAGCCTTTGATTCAGGTAAAATTCAAGTAGCTAGGGAAATACATCTCCAACTCTTTCCTCTGTTTAAAGCTTTATTTGCAACGACAAGCCCCATCCCAGTCAAGAAAGCATTAAATCTTTTAGGTTGGGAGGTTGGTTCAACTCGTCTCCCATTGTGCGAACCTGACTCAGAAATCAGTCAAAAGTTAAAACTCGTTCTCAAAGAACTTGATTTAATTTAA
- a CDS encoding aspartate-semialdehyde dehydrogenase has product MSKSYRVAILGATGAVGQELLELLENRNFPVSDLRLLASERSAGRTLPFQGENLPVEAVSEKAFENADLVLASAGGSISKTWAPKAVAAGAVVIDNSSAFRMNPEVPLVVPEVNPEAAANHKGIIANPNCTTILMTVAVWPLHKVSPVQRLVAATYQSASGAGAKAMEEVKIQASAILEGKQPVAEVFPYPLAFNVFPHNTPLNEFGYCEEEMKMVNETRKIFGSQDIRITATCVRVPVLRSHSEAINLEFEVPFSPEKAREVLSQAPGVKLVEDWKANHFPMPIEATGRDEVLVGRIRQDISNSCGLELWLCGDQVRKGAALNAIQIAELLVAKNLLKGAVAVSH; this is encoded by the coding sequence TTGTCTAAATCCTACAGGGTAGCTATTTTGGGAGCAACTGGTGCGGTTGGTCAAGAGTTGCTGGAATTATTGGAGAACCGTAATTTCCCTGTTTCTGATTTAAGGTTATTGGCATCAGAACGCAGTGCAGGGCGAACACTGCCTTTTCAAGGGGAAAATTTGCCAGTAGAAGCAGTGAGTGAAAAAGCCTTTGAGAATGCGGATCTGGTGCTTGCGAGTGCAGGTGGTTCCATCTCAAAAACTTGGGCACCAAAAGCGGTCGCGGCGGGTGCTGTGGTGATTGATAACTCCAGTGCGTTTCGCATGAATCCGGAAGTTCCTTTGGTGGTTCCAGAAGTCAATCCAGAAGCAGCAGCGAACCACAAAGGTATCATTGCTAATCCCAACTGTACAACGATTTTGATGACTGTGGCAGTGTGGCCCCTACATAAAGTATCACCAGTACAGCGCCTTGTGGCTGCAACTTACCAATCAGCCAGTGGTGCTGGTGCTAAGGCAATGGAAGAAGTGAAAATTCAAGCAAGTGCTATTTTAGAAGGTAAGCAACCTGTAGCTGAAGTATTTCCCTATCCATTAGCATTTAATGTCTTCCCGCACAACACCCCTTTGAACGAGTTTGGGTATTGTGAGGAAGAAATGAAAATGGTTAACGAGACTCGCAAAATCTTTGGGAGTCAGGATATCAGAATCACTGCAACTTGTGTACGGGTTCCCGTACTACGTAGCCATTCGGAAGCGATTAACCTAGAATTTGAGGTACCATTTAGCCCAGAGAAAGCGAGAGAAGTTCTCAGTCAGGCACCGGGTGTGAAATTGGTAGAAGATTGGAAGGCAAACCATTTCCCAATGCCGATTGAAGCCACAGGTCGAGATGAAGTTTTGGTAGGGAGAATTCGTCAGGATATTTCTAACTCGTGTGGCTTGGAACTGTGGCTGTGCGGGGATCAAGTCCGCAAAGGCGCAGCCTTGAATGCAATACAAATTGCTGAGTTATTAGTAGCAAAAAATCTACTCAAAGGGGCGGTAGCGGTTAGTCATTAA
- the tig gene encoding trigger factor, which produces MKVTQEKLPASQIGLEIEITPEKTKETYEKVVKNLASTANIPGFRKGKVPRQILLQRLGTTRIKAAALEEVIQYGIEQALSQEKIQVLGQPQLRSSFEELISNYEPGKALIISAFVDVEPEPNLGEYTGLQFKAEEVKYDPQQVDKALEDERQQMGTLIPVEGRSAQINDVAVVDFKGVIAASVGEDETAEPQPIPGGEATDFQLEMQEDKFIPGFVTGIVGMNPGETREISAQFPDPYVNEDLAGKPAVFTVTLKELKEKELPELNDDFAQEVGDYDTLDELRNSLEERFQKEAQQKTKSHQQEALLAELLKHVEVDLPETMIQQEVNEMLTQTAMRLSQQGLDVKKLFTQDVIPQLRERSRGEAVERIKRSLALMEVAKRESIEVSADQIEARVKELMEQYSEKDVDEKRMFEVVENELLTEKIIDWLLERSTIELVPEGSLSTVETETEEITVDEPVAATETVEQPLLATTETASVDTESTQG; this is translated from the coding sequence ATGAAAGTCACCCAGGAAAAACTTCCCGCCAGTCAAATTGGTCTGGAAATAGAGATTACGCCAGAAAAGACCAAGGAAACTTACGAAAAAGTTGTTAAGAACTTAGCAAGTACTGCAAATATTCCTGGGTTTCGCAAAGGCAAGGTACCTCGGCAGATACTTCTGCAGCGCCTTGGCACAACTAGAATCAAGGCAGCTGCGCTAGAAGAAGTCATTCAATATGGCATTGAGCAAGCACTCTCACAAGAAAAAATCCAGGTGCTCGGTCAACCACAGCTACGCTCTTCTTTTGAGGAATTGATTAGTAATTATGAACCAGGAAAAGCGCTGATAATTTCTGCATTTGTAGATGTGGAACCAGAACCAAATTTGGGTGAATATACGGGCTTGCAATTCAAAGCTGAGGAAGTGAAGTACGATCCACAGCAGGTAGACAAAGCCTTAGAAGACGAACGCCAACAAATGGGAACATTAATTCCTGTGGAAGGGCGATCAGCGCAAATAAATGATGTGGCTGTGGTAGATTTCAAAGGAGTTATTGCTGCTTCTGTTGGTGAAGACGAAACTGCTGAACCCCAGCCAATACCGGGGGGAGAAGCAACTGATTTCCAATTGGAGATGCAAGAAGACAAATTCATTCCCGGCTTTGTCACAGGGATAGTGGGGATGAATCCTGGAGAAACCAGAGAAATCTCTGCTCAGTTTCCAGATCCTTATGTTAACGAAGATCTAGCAGGAAAACCCGCAGTTTTCACTGTCACCCTTAAAGAACTCAAGGAAAAAGAACTGCCTGAATTGAATGATGACTTTGCCCAAGAAGTCGGCGATTATGATACTTTGGACGAATTGCGCAATTCTTTGGAAGAGCGCTTTCAAAAAGAAGCCCAACAGAAAACAAAATCGCATCAGCAAGAAGCCTTGTTAGCTGAACTGCTCAAGCATGTGGAAGTTGACTTGCCTGAAACGATGATTCAACAAGAAGTCAATGAGATGCTGACGCAAACAGCTATGCGGCTTTCTCAGCAAGGGCTTGATGTCAAAAAGTTATTTACTCAAGATGTGATTCCTCAGTTGCGGGAGCGTTCTCGCGGTGAAGCGGTTGAGCGCATTAAACGTTCTCTAGCGCTTATGGAAGTTGCTAAACGCGAGTCCATCGAAGTGAGCGCAGATCAAATCGAAGCCAGAGTCAAAGAATTGATGGAGCAGTACTCTGAAAAAGATGTTGATGAGAAAAGAATGTTTGAGGTTGTAGAAAACGAATTGTTGACCGAAAAAATCATCGATTGGCTTCTAGAACGCTCAACAATTGAGTTGGTACCTGAAGGTTCTTTGAGTACAGTAGAAACTGAGACTGAAGAAATCACGGTAGATGAACCAGTTGCAGCAACTGAAACTGTAGAACAACCTCTTCTGGCTACTACTGAAACTGCGTCTGTTGACACAGAGTCAACACAGGGATAA